A genome region from Jeongeupia sp. HS-3 includes the following:
- a CDS encoding GNAT family N-acetyltransferase produces MISLRMPAAPDAPFWAGLRAEPSAQAFMPFVVSTLVQLGERLVNGATPIELDREHELLRVVCDGDERVGLIGARQRSSTMRTVELSVHIAESHRRRGFGVLALEAWINELFEAGYRRLWATVSVDNHASCALWGRLGFTQEGVLRKHYLIGEREVDQLIYGLLRSESMAAQQSPTVFKEV; encoded by the coding sequence GTGATCTCGCTGCGAATGCCGGCAGCGCCGGATGCGCCGTTCTGGGCCGGCCTGCGTGCCGAGCCATCGGCGCAGGCTTTCATGCCTTTTGTCGTGTCGACGCTGGTGCAGTTGGGCGAGCGGCTCGTCAACGGCGCGACGCCGATCGAACTGGATCGGGAACATGAACTGCTGCGCGTCGTGTGCGATGGCGACGAGCGCGTGGGACTGATCGGTGCCCGCCAGCGTTCGTCGACGATGCGTACGGTGGAGTTGTCCGTCCATATTGCCGAATCTCATCGCCGTCGAGGCTTTGGCGTATTGGCGCTTGAGGCCTGGATCAATGAATTATTCGAGGCGGGTTATCGTCGGCTGTGGGCGACCGTCTCGGTAGATAACCACGCATCCTGCGCATTGTGGGGCCGCTTGGGCTTCACGCAGGAAGGCGTGCTGAGAAAGCACTATCTGATTGGCGAAAGAGAAGTCGATCAACTGATTTATGGCTTGTTGCGCAGTGAAAGCATGGCTGCGCAGCAATCGCCCACCGTGTTCAAGGAAGTGTGA
- a CDS encoding beta-1,6-N-acetylglucosaminyltransferase produces MRLAYLILAHAAPAQLARLIARLNAPGVCIYVHVDASTPAEVFAAMWATAPDGVRWMTRRPCRWGGFSLVAATLDLMRAARADGCDWQVLLSGADYPLKSHDEIVARLQSGEALGYLDVRDTAEFDVGYRWQAWHPERFNGRLPGRILQKAQRGLAKIGLCRRLPAPLRAVWAGSQWWMLSAAAVDALLHLCDEHPEVIDFFRSTLVPDEMVVQTMLMHTPLAERLCRDSLRYLLWSPGAWSPATLTDADLPDLLNTDALFARKFAADGALTTRLDAARTAAAARI; encoded by the coding sequence ATGCGGTTGGCCTATCTGATTCTCGCCCATGCCGCGCCGGCCCAGCTGGCGCGGCTGATCGCCCGGCTTAACGCGCCGGGCGTCTGCATTTACGTCCATGTCGATGCGAGTACGCCTGCCGAGGTGTTCGCCGCGATGTGGGCCACGGCACCGGACGGGGTGCGCTGGATGACCCGGCGGCCCTGTCGCTGGGGCGGTTTTTCGCTCGTTGCCGCCACCTTGGACTTGATGCGCGCGGCGCGTGCCGACGGTTGCGACTGGCAGGTGCTGCTCTCCGGCGCCGATTACCCGCTCAAATCCCACGACGAGATCGTTGCTCGGCTGCAAAGTGGCGAGGCGCTCGGCTATCTGGATGTGCGCGATACGGCCGAATTCGACGTTGGCTATCGCTGGCAGGCATGGCATCCCGAGCGCTTCAACGGCCGTCTGCCGGGGCGGATTCTGCAGAAAGCCCAGCGCGGGCTGGCAAAAATCGGCCTGTGCCGACGCCTGCCGGCGCCGCTGCGTGCGGTCTGGGCCGGCTCGCAGTGGTGGATGTTGTCCGCCGCCGCCGTCGATGCGCTGCTGCACTTGTGTGATGAGCACCCGGAAGTCATCGATTTTTTCCGCAGTACGCTGGTGCCCGACGAGATGGTCGTGCAGACCATGCTGATGCATACGCCGTTGGCTGAGCGGCTGTGCCGCGATTCCTTGCGTTATCTGCTCTGGTCACCCGGCGCATGGTCGCCGGCAACGCTGACCGACGCCGACCTGCCCGATCTGCTGAATACCGATGCGCTTTTTGCGCGAAAATTTGCCGCCGACGGCGCGCTGACCACCCGGCTTGATGCCGCGCGGACTGCCGCTGCCGCCCGGATCTAG
- the obgE gene encoding GTPase ObgE — translation MKFIDEAKIEVIAGKGGKGSASMRREKFIPRGGPDGGDGGKGGTIWAVADQNINTLVDYRFVKKYKARDGESGRGADCYGAAGDDVTLRFPVGTLIVDVETGETVADLAHDGECICLAKGGKGGWGNIHFKSSINRAPRQTTSGEEGERRELKLELKVLADVGLLGMPNAGKSTFIASVSAARPKIADYPFTTLHPNLGVVRIDENRSFVIADIPGLIEGAAEGAGLGHRFLKHLARTRVLLHLVDLAPFDPDVDPVREAKAIVEELRKYDEDLYNKPRWLVLNKLDMVPEDEREQRVADFLAAYGWSAPENEYVFDPKALRVFTISGLTGENTRELTYAIMDYLDAVRPAALAELEPTPQPVLTESEAGALEQFDGDED, via the coding sequence ATGAAATTTATTGACGAAGCAAAAATCGAAGTTATCGCCGGCAAGGGTGGCAAGGGCTCGGCAAGCATGCGCCGGGAGAAGTTCATTCCACGCGGCGGCCCGGACGGCGGCGACGGCGGCAAGGGCGGCACGATCTGGGCCGTGGCCGATCAGAATATCAACACGCTGGTCGATTACCGCTTCGTCAAGAAGTACAAGGCGCGCGACGGGGAGTCCGGCCGTGGTGCCGACTGCTACGGCGCCGCCGGTGACGATGTCACGCTGCGCTTCCCGGTCGGTACGCTGATCGTTGACGTCGAGACGGGTGAAACCGTCGCCGACCTGGCCCACGATGGCGAGTGCATCTGTCTGGCCAAGGGTGGCAAGGGCGGCTGGGGCAATATCCACTTCAAGAGTTCGATCAACCGTGCACCGCGCCAGACCACGTCGGGCGAGGAAGGCGAGCGTCGCGAACTGAAGCTGGAGCTCAAGGTGCTCGCCGACGTCGGTCTGCTGGGGATGCCCAACGCCGGCAAGTCGACCTTTATCGCCAGCGTTTCGGCGGCGCGGCCGAAAATTGCCGACTATCCGTTCACGACCTTGCACCCGAATCTGGGGGTGGTGCGTATCGACGAAAACCGCAGCTTCGTGATCGCCGATATTCCGGGCCTGATCGAAGGTGCGGCCGAAGGCGCGGGCCTGGGGCATCGCTTCCTCAAGCATCTGGCGCGCACCCGGGTGCTGCTGCATCTGGTGGATCTGGCGCCGTTCGATCCGGATGTCGATCCGGTGCGGGAGGCGAAGGCCATTGTCGAGGAGCTGCGCAAGTACGACGAAGACCTCTACAACAAGCCGCGCTGGCTGGTGCTGAACAAGCTCGACATGGTTCCGGAAGACGAGCGCGAACAGCGCGTCGCCGACTTCCTCGCTGCTTATGGCTGGAGTGCGCCGGAAAACGAATACGTGTTCGACCCGAAGGCGCTGCGCGTGTTCACCATCTCCGGCCTGACCGGCGAGAACACCCGTGAGCTGACCTACGCGATCATGGATTACCTTGACGCCGTGCGTCCGGCCGCGCTGGCCGAGCTGGAGCCGACACCCCAGCCGGTGTTGACCGAGTCCGAGGCCGGTGCGCTGGAGCAATTTGATGGTGATGAGGACTGA
- the rpmA gene encoding 50S ribosomal protein L27 has protein sequence MAHKKAGGSSRNGRDSQAKRLGIKVYGGELIPAGSIIVRQRGTEFHPGDNVGIGKDHTLFALVDGYVKYAVKGAAKRRTVIVLPYTGEEA, from the coding sequence ATGGCACACAAAAAAGCTGGCGGTAGTTCACGTAACGGCCGCGACTCACAGGCCAAGCGCCTTGGCATCAAGGTATATGGCGGCGAGCTGATTCCGGCAGGTTCGATCATCGTGCGTCAGCGCGGTACCGAATTTCACCCGGGCGATAACGTCGGCATCGGCAAGGATCACACCTTGTTTGCCCTCGTTGACGGTTACGTCAAGTACGCAGTCAAGGGTGCCGCCAAGCGTCGCACCGTGATCGTACTGCCGTACACCGGCGAAGAAGCGTAA
- the rplU gene encoding 50S ribosomal protein L21 has product MSYAVVKTGGKQYKVAIGEKLKVEQITADIDSQIVLNEVLMVANGEAVTIGAPLVAGATVKATIISQGRHDKVRIFKMRRRKHYQKRQGHRQNYTEIRIDSIDA; this is encoded by the coding sequence ATGTCTTATGCAGTCGTAAAAACCGGTGGCAAGCAGTACAAAGTTGCTATCGGCGAAAAACTTAAAGTAGAACAGATCACTGCAGACATCGACAGCCAAATCGTACTGAATGAAGTATTGATGGTGGCAAACGGTGAAGCAGTGACGATTGGCGCGCCCCTTGTGGCTGGCGCTACCGTCAAGGCAACGATCATTTCGCAAGGTCGCCACGACAAGGTTCGCATCTTCAAAATGCGCCGTCGTAAGCACTACCAGAAGCGTCAGGGCCACCGCCAGAACTACACCGAAATCCGCATCGATTCGATCGACGCGTAA
- a CDS encoding polyprenyl synthetase family protein: MQAVDQLIRQRLHSDVALVSQVAEYIVASGGKRLRPMIVLLSARALGYRGEYHRELAAVIEFIHTATLLHDDVVDESALRRGRDTANALFGNAASVLVGDFLYSRAFQMMVNCGSMRIMQTLADATNVIAEGEVLQLMNIGNVDLDEAGYVRVIQYKTAKLFEAAARLGAILNNAPAEVEDKLARYGMHLGTAFQIIDDVLDYSGKQDEIGKSLGDDLAEGKATLPLIYAMRHGTPEHANAVRQALTQADRSLLPQVLTAVHASGALDYARDIAKSEAGLARALLAELPDNDDRRALEALAELAVARNS; this comes from the coding sequence ATGCAGGCGGTTGACCAACTCATTCGACAACGACTCCACTCCGACGTTGCCCTGGTCAGCCAGGTCGCCGAGTACATCGTTGCCTCCGGTGGCAAGCGCTTGCGGCCGATGATCGTGCTGCTCTCGGCACGCGCGCTCGGCTATCGGGGCGAGTATCACCGCGAGCTTGCCGCGGTAATCGAGTTCATCCACACCGCCACCTTGCTGCACGATGATGTCGTCGACGAATCGGCGCTACGCCGTGGCCGCGACACCGCGAATGCGCTGTTCGGCAATGCCGCTAGCGTGCTGGTCGGCGACTTCCTCTACAGCCGCGCCTTCCAGATGATGGTCAACTGCGGCTCGATGCGCATCATGCAAACGCTTGCCGACGCCACCAACGTCATTGCCGAAGGCGAGGTGCTGCAGCTGATGAATATCGGCAATGTGGATCTGGATGAAGCCGGCTACGTTCGCGTCATCCAGTACAAAACCGCCAAACTATTCGAAGCCGCGGCACGGCTCGGCGCCATCCTCAACAACGCCCCCGCCGAGGTCGAGGACAAGCTCGCCCGCTACGGCATGCACCTGGGCACGGCCTTCCAGATCATCGATGACGTGCTCGATTATTCGGGCAAGCAGGACGAGATCGGCAAGAGTCTTGGCGACGACCTCGCCGAAGGCAAGGCCACGCTGCCACTGATCTACGCAATGCGTCATGGCACGCCCGAACATGCCAATGCGGTGCGCCAGGCGTTGACGCAAGCCGATCGATCGCTGCTGCCGCAAGTGCTGACCGCGGTGCATGCCTCCGGCGCACTCGACTATGCTCGGGATATCGCCAAGAGCGAAGCCGGCCTGGCCCGCGCCCTGCTCGCCGAACTGCCCGACAACGACGACCGCCGCGCGCTCGAAGCGCTGGCCGAATTGGCCGTCGCCCGCAATAG